From the genome of Gemmatimonadaceae bacterium, one region includes:
- a CDS encoding APC family permease encodes MTASKVESGGRLLRVFGIVFGLAVIIGNTIGAGILAAPGEIAGRLPTPALFFGVWIAGGVYALLGALNLAELGAMLPRSGGQYVFARHAFGPYTGFVIGWSDWLSTCASTAAVSIVIGTSVGELVPAMAPFGKWVATATVVVFTAILWRGQRTSGTSQAVTSVLKGLALIALILACFLLRRSAPNVAAPAAVPVGGALFAAIVLSMQSIIYTYDGWNGVVYFSEEVHDPGRDIPRSMLGGVVSVIAVYVLLNLGFAYVLSLSGMANQSLVASSAARALFGPGGYTVVNCLTVLLLISSVNALLLMSSRVPVAMSQDGLFPAAASRVSRSGTPTVSLAASAAVSLGFIASGVFKTVTAIAAFYFVANYIVSFSAMFLLRRREPDRPRPYRAWGYPWTTGLALIGSAAFLIGAVVGDTTLSLYALALLAVSYPIYRVGLRMGAPIDEPSAGA; translated from the coding sequence ATGACTGCGTCCAAGGTCGAGAGCGGCGGACGACTTCTGCGTGTCTTCGGCATCGTGTTCGGACTCGCGGTGATCATCGGGAACACGATCGGCGCCGGCATTCTCGCTGCGCCGGGTGAGATCGCGGGGCGGCTGCCCACTCCGGCACTGTTCTTCGGCGTGTGGATCGCGGGCGGCGTGTACGCACTCCTCGGCGCGCTCAACCTCGCCGAGCTCGGTGCGATGCTGCCGCGGTCGGGTGGGCAGTACGTGTTCGCGCGGCATGCGTTCGGCCCGTACACGGGTTTCGTGATCGGGTGGAGCGACTGGTTGTCGACGTGCGCGAGCACGGCGGCCGTGTCGATCGTGATCGGCACGTCGGTGGGCGAGCTGGTCCCGGCGATGGCGCCGTTTGGGAAATGGGTGGCAACGGCGACGGTCGTGGTGTTCACGGCCATTCTGTGGCGCGGTCAGCGCACGAGCGGCACGTCGCAAGCGGTGACGAGCGTGCTCAAAGGGCTGGCGTTGATCGCGCTCATTCTCGCGTGTTTCTTGCTGCGGCGGTCGGCGCCTAACGTCGCCGCGCCGGCGGCGGTACCGGTCGGCGGAGCGCTGTTCGCGGCGATCGTGCTGTCGATGCAATCGATCATTTACACGTACGATGGGTGGAACGGCGTCGTATACTTTTCCGAGGAAGTGCACGATCCCGGCCGGGACATTCCGCGCTCGATGCTCGGCGGCGTGGTGTCGGTAATCGCGGTCTACGTGCTTCTCAACCTCGGGTTTGCGTACGTGCTCTCGCTGTCCGGGATGGCGAACCAGTCGTTGGTTGCCTCGTCGGCGGCGCGGGCGCTCTTCGGGCCGGGCGGCTACACGGTAGTCAACTGCCTAACGGTGCTGTTGTTGATCAGCAGCGTGAACGCCCTGCTGCTGATGTCGTCGCGCGTGCCGGTCGCCATGAGCCAGGATGGACTGTTTCCGGCGGCCGCGTCGCGCGTGTCGAGAAGCGGAACTCCGACGGTGTCGCTCGCGGCGAGCGCGGCCGTATCCCTCGGGTTCATCGCGAGCGGAGTGTTCAAGACCGTGACCGCGATCGCCGCGTTCTACTTCGTGGCGAACTACATTGTCTCGTTCTCGGCGATGTTCCTGCTCAGGCGACGCGAGCCGGATCGGCCGCGGCCGTACCGCGCCTGGGGCTACCCATGGACCACCGGCTTGGCCCTGATTGGCTCGGCGGCCTTTCTCATCGGCGCCGTGGTGGGCGACACCACGTTGAGCCTCTACGCGTTGGCGTTGTTGGCGGTGAGTTATCCGATCTACCGGGTGGGGCTTCGCATGGGCGCGCCAATCGATGAGCCGTCCGCTGGCGCATAG
- the pruA gene encoding L-glutamate gamma-semialdehyde dehydrogenase — MSAPAARTRKRAPAQRPRAKTDTVAPPASAPAPQHGPAVVAAFNGGRAIPTPINEPIRSYAPGSAERKELKARLRTMSSERIDIPLVIGGRDVRTGNTAPTAMPHDHRHVLADYHLADAKHVTNAIDAARTAHREWSRWSLDDRAAVFLRAAELLATTWRATLNAATMLGQSKTAFQAEIDAACELIDFWRYNPWFAQELYDEQPRSDHSQWNALEYRPLEGFVYAVTPFNFTSIGGNLPTAPALMGNTVVWKPASTAMLSAHYIMKILEAAGLPPGVINLVSGDAASISSQLIGHRDFAGVHFTGSTGVFNGIWKQIGDSVSTYRSYPRIVGETGGKDFIVAHASADPAALAVAVTRGAFEYQGQKCSAASRIYVPHSLWPDVRDRIAAMIDEIAVGDVADFRNFMGAVIDKKAFTKISEYIGEAKRNARIIAGGGTNGGEGYFIEPTLVETRDPGFRLLCEEIFGPVVTAYVYPDAKFEETLSVIDRTSPYALTGAVFATDRAAARLAASVLRDAAGNFYINDKPTGAVVGQQPFGGARASGTNDKAGSKLNLTRWVSARAIKENFNPPTDYTYPFMGEA; from the coding sequence ATGTCCGCACCAGCTGCCCGCACACGCAAGCGCGCCCCCGCCCAACGCCCGCGCGCCAAGACCGATACCGTCGCACCGCCGGCGAGCGCACCCGCGCCGCAGCACGGCCCCGCCGTCGTGGCCGCCTTCAACGGCGGACGCGCCATTCCGACGCCGATCAACGAGCCGATACGCTCGTACGCGCCCGGCTCGGCGGAACGGAAAGAGCTCAAGGCACGACTCCGCACGATGAGCAGCGAGCGTATCGACATCCCGCTCGTGATCGGCGGCCGCGACGTGCGCACCGGCAACACGGCGCCCACGGCAATGCCGCACGACCACCGCCACGTGCTCGCCGACTATCACCTGGCCGACGCGAAGCATGTGACTAACGCAATCGATGCGGCGCGCACGGCGCATCGCGAATGGTCGCGCTGGTCGCTCGACGATCGCGCCGCCGTCTTTCTCCGCGCCGCCGAGCTGCTCGCCACGACCTGGCGCGCGACGCTCAATGCCGCCACGATGCTCGGCCAGTCGAAGACCGCGTTCCAGGCCGAGATCGATGCCGCGTGCGAGCTGATCGATTTCTGGCGCTACAACCCGTGGTTCGCGCAGGAGCTGTACGACGAACAGCCGCGCTCCGATCACTCGCAGTGGAATGCACTCGAGTACCGCCCGCTGGAAGGGTTCGTCTACGCCGTGACGCCGTTCAACTTCACGTCGATCGGCGGCAACCTGCCCACGGCGCCCGCCCTCATGGGCAACACCGTCGTATGGAAGCCCGCGAGCACCGCCATGCTGTCGGCGCACTACATCATGAAGATCCTCGAGGCAGCGGGCCTTCCCCCGGGCGTCATCAATCTCGTGTCGGGCGATGCCGCGTCGATTTCCTCGCAGCTCATCGGCCACCGCGACTTCGCGGGCGTCCATTTCACGGGCAGCACCGGTGTGTTCAACGGTATCTGGAAGCAGATCGGCGACAGCGTTTCCACTTATCGGTCCTATCCCCGGATCGTCGGCGAGACCGGCGGCAAGGACTTCATCGTCGCGCATGCGTCGGCCGATCCGGCTGCGTTAGCAGTCGCGGTGACGCGCGGCGCATTCGAATACCAGGGACAGAAGTGCTCGGCTGCAAGCCGGATTTACGTGCCGCACTCGCTGTGGCCGGACGTGCGCGACCGCATCGCGGCGATGATCGACGAGATCGCCGTGGGCGACGTGGCCGATTTCCGCAACTTCATGGGCGCCGTGATCGACAAGAAAGCGTTCACGAAAATCAGCGAGTACATCGGCGAGGCGAAGCGCAACGCGCGCATCATCGCCGGCGGCGGGACTAACGGAGGCGAAGGCTACTTCATCGAACCGACGCTCGTCGAGACACGCGACCCGGGATTCCGCCTCCTGTGCGAGGAGATTTTCGGGCCCGTCGTCACCGCGTACGTGTACCCCGACGCGAAATTCGAGGAAACTCTTTCGGTCATCGACCGCACGTCGCCGTACGCGCTCACCGGCGCCGTGTTCGCGACGGATCGCGCCGCCGCGCGACTGGCCGCCTCGGTGCTGCGCGACGCGGCCGGCAATTTTTACATCAACGACAAGCCGACCGGCGCCGTCGTTGGGCAGCAGCCGTTCGGCGGCGCCCGCGCGTCAGGCACCAACGACAAGGCGGGCTCCAAGCTCAACCTCACCCGCTGGGTGAGTGCGCGCGCGATCAAGGAGAATTTCAATCCACCCACGGACTACACGTATCCGTTCATGGGCGAAGCCTGA
- a CDS encoding sialidase family protein — MRPQSRLSRIRIDGLRRAALLGVSAVLVGSCDRPPLTWRETMRKPNAPSAGWRLLVDGRGTPALDAAPTAPFVAPTGACPNSIVFASAGGGNWFTAWWQPRADSSARLMVSRSTNAGQSWTAPVAAESRDTAPLGCARPNPALAADSAAGVVHLAYFIALSRGSGVWYAQSRDQGATWPDPVGVFYGDDPAHADVAARHDTVIVAYEYPNDDDGRVGVALSYDAGHEFTVRMPVSPGTERASDPRVALGGGVVAVGWTSGEVTGGRSAAFTVVDVAPLGGGK; from the coding sequence GTGCGCCCGCAATCGAGACTGTCCCGCATTCGCATCGACGGACTGCGCCGAGCCGCGCTGCTGGGCGTGTCGGCAGTGCTGGTCGGTTCGTGCGATCGTCCGCCGCTCACGTGGCGTGAGACCATGCGGAAGCCTAACGCGCCGAGCGCGGGTTGGCGGCTGCTGGTCGACGGACGCGGGACGCCCGCGCTGGATGCGGCGCCGACCGCGCCGTTCGTGGCGCCCACGGGCGCGTGTCCGAACTCGATCGTGTTCGCATCGGCGGGCGGCGGCAACTGGTTCACCGCGTGGTGGCAGCCGCGCGCCGACAGCAGTGCGCGGCTCATGGTGTCGCGCTCGACGAACGCCGGGCAATCCTGGACCGCGCCCGTCGCCGCCGAGTCGCGCGACACGGCGCCGCTGGGCTGCGCCCGGCCTAACCCGGCGCTCGCCGCCGACTCGGCGGCCGGTGTGGTGCACCTCGCGTACTTCATCGCGCTCAGCCGCGGCTCGGGCGTCTGGTACGCGCAGTCGCGCGATCAGGGCGCGACGTGGCCCGATCCCGTGGGCGTGTTCTACGGCGACGATCCGGCGCACGCAGATGTCGCGGCGCGGCACGACACCGTGATCGTCGCGTACGAGTATCCGAACGACGATGACGGCCGGGTGGGCGTCGCGCTGTCGTACGACGCGGGGCACGAGTTCACCGTCCGCATGCCCGTGTCGCCGGGGACCGAGCGGGCGAGCGATCCGCGGGTGGCGTTAGGCGGCGGTGTGGTGGCGGTCGGTTGGACGTCGGGCGAGGTGACGGGCGGACGCAGCGCCGCGTTCACGGTGGTCGACGTCGCTCCGTTAGGCGGCGGCAAATGA
- a CDS encoding ABC transporter permease, producing the protein MSERRVRRLLRLSEGRDRVGAEMDEEVAFHLQQRVEQLVARGLSPEDARAEALARFGPIELATQRLRESAVQRERRREGRERAGMLRRDLAYSIRSLRRSPVFAAAAIVTLALGIGANSAVAGLIRAVLLRTPPYTAPSRLVMVWERLPALGGSGDRLGASLPEFVDYRDRNRVFSAMAGFENNELDLTGDGPPERLAAAEVTSNLFATLGVRPVLGRDFTAADGQEGAGKVAILSYPLWQSRFGGDASVVGRVVRLNEESFTVVGVMPRGFEFPWPGMPLSDKADLWTPLVFTRAALAARAESYDVRMVARLAPGVTLDHARADLTRIVDGFREEYPQIYAGNVQTQTMVDGLVADARADARPLLLALAGAVVVVLLIACANAAHLLLARAVSRRPEVALRRALGAGAGHVVGQALIEALVLAAVGAGVGIGLAAALVGIIRRFGPDNIAGLAQARIDGHVLAFTAVLALVTALVCGVVPALRSAKSDAGETLRSGRRDVGGGRGRQKLRSALVVFEAASAMVLVVSASLLVRSLIHVLEVPPGFDPDGVVVARTTFDYHRYASDDKRRTAERTILERLRALPGAQAVGLTTHLPIADEREIGFTVDGRDPNEFHWAANALVGDDYFRVMRIPLLRGRTFGAADVPSAPWSAVINESMARHYWPNGDAVGRVVRWGGRPLTIVGVVGDVRVGGLDAPVQPTIYGSVFQLESGATQFAVFIVRTASDPQSLLDAMRRTIWSVDGGLPVYGRTTLGDVVSRSVATRRFLVWLLTGFAIAALALAVVGLYGVLSYAVVQRTPELGVRVALGARPGDVSRLVVRDGLRLAGGGIAIGAIAAAGAGAALARLLFGVGPFDVVAYAVAAGVLAGASLLACWIPARRAARLDPLTALRAE; encoded by the coding sequence ATGAGCGAGCGGCGCGTTAGGCGGCTGCTGCGGCTGTCGGAGGGCCGCGATCGCGTGGGCGCGGAGATGGACGAAGAGGTGGCGTTCCATCTGCAGCAGCGCGTGGAGCAGCTCGTGGCGCGCGGCCTGTCGCCGGAGGATGCGCGGGCCGAAGCGCTCGCGCGATTCGGACCCATCGAGCTGGCGACGCAGCGGCTCCGCGAGTCCGCCGTGCAGCGCGAGCGGCGCCGCGAAGGGCGCGAACGCGCCGGCATGCTCCGGCGAGACCTCGCATACAGCATTCGCTCGCTGCGCCGCAGCCCGGTGTTTGCCGCGGCGGCGATCGTGACTCTTGCGTTGGGCATCGGCGCCAACAGCGCCGTGGCGGGGTTGATCCGCGCGGTGCTGCTCCGGACGCCGCCCTACACGGCGCCCTCGCGGCTGGTGATGGTGTGGGAGCGCTTGCCGGCGTTAGGCGGAAGCGGCGACCGGTTGGGCGCGTCGCTGCCGGAATTCGTGGACTATCGAGACCGGAACCGGGTCTTCTCGGCGATGGCGGGCTTCGAGAACAATGAGCTCGACCTGACTGGCGACGGGCCGCCCGAGCGTCTCGCCGCGGCGGAAGTGACCAGCAATCTCTTTGCGACGCTTGGCGTCCGGCCGGTCCTCGGCCGGGATTTCACCGCGGCGGACGGGCAGGAAGGTGCCGGCAAGGTCGCGATCCTGAGCTACCCGTTGTGGCAGAGTCGCTTCGGCGGCGATGCATCCGTCGTTGGGCGCGTGGTTCGTTTGAACGAGGAATCGTTCACGGTGGTTGGCGTGATGCCGCGCGGGTTCGAGTTTCCGTGGCCGGGCATGCCGCTCTCCGACAAGGCGGACCTCTGGACGCCTCTCGTGTTCACGCGCGCCGCGCTCGCCGCTCGCGCGGAGAGCTACGATGTGCGGATGGTCGCGCGCCTCGCGCCGGGTGTGACGCTCGACCATGCCCGCGCCGACCTCACGAGAATCGTCGACGGGTTCCGCGAGGAGTATCCGCAGATTTACGCCGGGAACGTGCAGACGCAGACCATGGTCGACGGACTGGTGGCGGACGCGCGGGCGGATGCGCGCCCGCTGCTGCTGGCGCTCGCCGGCGCGGTGGTGGTGGTGCTGCTCATCGCCTGCGCCAACGCGGCGCATCTGCTGCTGGCGCGCGCCGTGTCGCGGCGGCCGGAAGTGGCGCTGCGGCGCGCGTTAGGCGCGGGCGCCGGCCACGTGGTCGGGCAGGCGCTGATCGAGGCGCTGGTGCTGGCCGCGGTCGGCGCGGGTGTAGGGATCGGGCTGGCCGCGGCGCTGGTGGGCATCATCAGGCGATTCGGACCGGACAACATCGCGGGACTGGCACAGGCGCGCATCGATGGACACGTACTGGCGTTCACCGCGGTGCTGGCGTTAGTCACAGCGCTCGTGTGCGGCGTCGTGCCGGCGCTCCGCTCGGCGAAGAGCGATGCGGGCGAGACGCTCAGATCGGGGCGACGTGATGTGGGGGGCGGACGCGGGCGGCAGAAGCTGCGAAGCGCGCTCGTGGTGTTCGAGGCGGCGAGCGCGATGGTGCTGGTGGTGAGCGCGAGCCTGCTCGTGCGCAGTTTGATTCACGTGCTCGAGGTGCCGCCCGGATTCGATCCGGACGGCGTGGTCGTGGCGCGGACCACATTCGACTATCATCGCTACGCGAGCGACGACAAGCGTCGGACCGCCGAGCGAACGATCCTCGAGCGACTGCGTGCGCTGCCCGGCGCGCAGGCGGTTGGCTTGACGACGCATCTCCCGATTGCGGACGAGCGCGAGATCGGGTTCACGGTGGACGGCCGCGATCCGAACGAGTTTCACTGGGCTGCCAACGCGCTCGTCGGCGACGACTATTTCCGCGTGATGCGGATTCCGTTGTTGCGCGGCCGCACGTTCGGCGCGGCCGACGTCCCGAGCGCGCCCTGGTCGGCGGTGATCAACGAGAGCATGGCGCGGCACTACTGGCCTAACGGAGACGCGGTGGGCCGGGTGGTGCGGTGGGGCGGTCGGCCGCTCACGATCGTGGGGGTGGTCGGCGACGTGCGGGTGGGCGGCCTGGACGCGCCGGTGCAGCCGACGATTTACGGGTCGGTGTTCCAGCTCGAGAGCGGCGCGACGCAGTTCGCGGTGTTCATCGTGCGGACGGCGTCCGATCCGCAGAGTCTGCTCGATGCGATGCGGCGGACGATCTGGTCGGTGGATGGCGGGCTCCCCGTGTACGGCAGGACGACGCTGGGCGACGTGGTCTCGCGGTCGGTTGCGACCCGGCGCTTCCTGGTGTGGCTGCTGACGGGCTTCGCGATCGCGGCGCTGGCGCTGGCCGTGGTCGGACTGTACGGCGTGCTCTCCTATGCCGTCGTCCAACGAACCCCGGAGCTCGGCGTGCGGGTTGCGTTAGGCGCGAGACCGGGCGATGTGTCGCGGCTCGTGGTGCGGGACGGGCTGCGGCTGGCGGGCGGCGGCATCGCGATCGGCGCCATCGCCGCTGCGGGCGCCGGCGCTGCGCTGGCGCGGCTGTTGTTCGGCGTGGGGCCGTTCGATGTCGTCGCGTATGCCGTGGCGGCCGGGGTGCTGGCCGGTGCGTCGTTGCTCGCGTGTTGGATTCCGGCGAGGCGGGCGGCGCGTCTCGATCCGCTGACGGCGTTGCGCGCCGAGTAG
- a CDS encoding PhzF family phenazine biosynthesis protein yields the protein MRARFYTCDVFTNQLFGGNPLAVFPDATGIPEGSLQRIAREFNLSETVFVYPPERPEHTKRLRIFTPAAELPFAGHPTVGAAHALATLGKVPLRGAETKIVFEEKVGPVPVLIRATDGKPTFAQLTAAQAPEIGPPTPGRSVLADVLALEAADIQGGMTAPQGVSCGLPFLIVPLKDRDAVRRAHVRMDHWESSIKSYWAPQILVFSRDAEREDADVHARVFVPGLSVPEDPATGSAATALGAYLAARDTRADGTLRWVVEQGIEMGRPSLLEIVVEKTGGDIQSVKVGGETVMVSEGQIETGD from the coding sequence ATGCGGGCACGGTTCTACACCTGCGACGTCTTCACGAATCAACTGTTCGGCGGCAATCCGCTCGCGGTCTTCCCCGATGCGACCGGCATCCCGGAAGGCTCGCTGCAGCGCATCGCACGCGAGTTCAATCTCTCCGAGACGGTATTCGTCTATCCGCCCGAGCGCCCCGAACACACCAAGCGCCTGCGCATTTTCACGCCGGCCGCCGAGCTGCCCTTCGCCGGCCACCCGACGGTCGGCGCCGCGCACGCGCTGGCGACGTTAGGCAAAGTGCCGCTCCGCGGCGCCGAGACGAAGATCGTGTTCGAGGAGAAGGTGGGACCGGTACCGGTGCTCATCCGCGCCACGGATGGCAAGCCGACGTTCGCGCAGCTCACCGCCGCGCAGGCGCCGGAAATCGGACCGCCGACGCCCGGCCGCTCGGTGCTCGCCGACGTGCTGGCCCTGGAGGCGGCCGACATCCAGGGCGGCATGACGGCGCCGCAAGGCGTCTCCTGCGGCTTGCCGTTTCTCATCGTGCCGCTCAAGGACCGCGACGCCGTTAGGCGCGCACACGTGCGCATGGACCACTGGGAATCGTCCATCAAGTCGTACTGGGCGCCGCAGATCCTCGTGTTCTCGCGCGACGCCGAGCGCGAGGACGCCGATGTGCACGCGCGCGTGTTCGTCCCCGGGCTGAGCGTCCCCGAAGATCCCGCCACCGGATCCGCCGCGACGGCTCTCGGCGCCTATCTCGCCGCGCGCGACACGCGCGCCGACGGCACGCTGCGCTGGGTCGTTGAACAGGGTATCGAGATGGGGCGGCCCAGCCTCCTCGAGATCGTCGTCGAGAAGACGGGCGGCGACATCCAGAGCGTAAAGGTGGGCGGCGAAACCGTGATGGTCTCGGAAGGACAGATCGAGACAGGCGACTGA
- a CDS encoding response regulator, with the protein MRVVLADDDLVLQRLLRTALERRGHEVTVASDGDTAWRAIEREPPPLAVLDWNMPVVDGLEVCRRARAGEATRDTFLLVVTGRDAPEDVEAALEAGADDYLMKPLDPAGLMARLAIAERRIVLDGERRDAVTKLARAQWLAGIGETAIAVQHEVNNPLTALMIEAQAIAHLGGANAELRALGESIHAQSERIATIVRRLGQLHDPRSVEYLRGGSRMIDLSSDGS; encoded by the coding sequence ATGCGCGTGGTCCTGGCCGACGACGATCTGGTGTTGCAACGGCTGCTGCGCACCGCGCTCGAGCGCCGCGGCCACGAGGTGACGGTCGCGTCCGACGGCGACACGGCGTGGCGCGCCATCGAGCGCGAGCCGCCGCCGCTGGCGGTGCTCGACTGGAACATGCCGGTGGTCGATGGGCTCGAGGTGTGCCGCCGCGCCCGCGCGGGCGAAGCGACCCGTGACACGTTCCTGCTCGTCGTCACCGGACGCGATGCGCCCGAAGATGTCGAAGCGGCGCTCGAAGCCGGCGCCGACGACTACCTGATGAAGCCCCTCGATCCGGCCGGACTCATGGCGCGGTTGGCCATCGCCGAGCGGCGCATCGTGCTCGATGGCGAGCGGCGCGACGCCGTGACGAAGCTCGCGCGCGCGCAATGGCTGGCCGGGATCGGCGAGACCGCGATCGCGGTGCAGCACGAAGTGAACAACCCCCTCACCGCGCTCATGATCGAAGCGCAGGCCATCGCGCACCTCGGCGGCGCCAACGCCGAGCTGCGCGCCCTCGGCGAATCGATCCACGCCCAGAGCGAGCGCATCGCGACCATCGTGCGGCGTCTCGGGCAGCTGCATGATCCGCGCAGCGTCGAGTATCTGCGCGGCGGGTCGCGGATGATCGATCTGTCGTCGGACGGTTCCTGA
- a CDS encoding GGDEF domain-containing protein: protein MPDALSTTTPSHAHEQTNAEVLLWQGKVRAGFAALAGAVGLILHLTATVTRSPRVGLLTLLSYLVVNLWLSRSARRRGAARDWMVAVTMASDVLFMLAIAYLLIPPQHYDRVLLGGFAILHLTEFYFGRRLSWMVLGGLVAGYLGLVSNAIANGAVLSWTSELGTAAVFTVAAATFIVHYSNFNWRLNEIVSLFDRAEGGDFSGEYDAAADKRPDSVTLVGRAYNRVRPQLANLVMTDALSGCQNRRGLEQQLAREVSRAARTGRELALIAIDVDHFKTINDTFGHLAGDAVIQEVGELLRSVARTGDVVARTGGDEFMLLLPETNAAGAFRLATRTREEVSKRRFQGISGKVPVTVSIGLVADRVTDENVVHDLHSRADEALYAAKDGGRNRVSIWTPNLRAIAVQRAGQALMRTGT from the coding sequence ATGCCAGACGCACTCTCGACTACGACGCCGTCACACGCCCACGAGCAGACCAACGCCGAGGTGCTGTTGTGGCAGGGCAAGGTTCGCGCGGGATTCGCGGCCTTGGCCGGCGCAGTCGGGCTGATCCTGCACCTCACGGCGACCGTCACGCGGTCGCCGCGCGTTGGGCTGTTGACGTTGCTCAGCTATCTGGTGGTCAACTTGTGGCTGAGCCGCAGCGCCCGCCGGCGCGGCGCGGCGCGCGATTGGATGGTGGCGGTGACGATGGCGTCCGACGTGTTGTTCATGCTGGCCATCGCGTACCTGTTGATCCCGCCGCAGCATTACGACCGCGTGTTGTTAGGCGGTTTCGCGATTCTGCACCTCACCGAATTCTATTTCGGACGGCGGCTGTCCTGGATGGTCTTGGGCGGCCTCGTGGCCGGGTACCTCGGCCTGGTGTCGAACGCGATCGCGAACGGCGCCGTGCTGTCCTGGACGTCCGAGTTAGGCACGGCGGCGGTGTTCACGGTGGCGGCCGCGACGTTCATCGTCCACTACAGCAATTTCAACTGGCGGCTCAACGAGATCGTCTCGCTGTTCGATCGGGCGGAAGGCGGCGACTTCTCCGGCGAGTACGACGCCGCGGCCGACAAGCGGCCGGACAGCGTGACGCTGGTGGGCCGCGCGTACAACCGCGTGCGCCCGCAGCTCGCGAATCTCGTGATGACCGACGCCTTGAGCGGATGCCAGAACCGGCGCGGGTTGGAGCAGCAGCTGGCGCGCGAAGTGTCGCGGGCAGCGCGGACCGGGCGCGAGCTGGCGCTGATTGCGATCGACGTCGATCACTTCAAGACCATCAACGACACCTTCGGGCATTTGGCAGGCGACGCCGTGATCCAGGAAGTGGGCGAGCTCTTGCGGTCGGTGGCGCGCACGGGCGACGTGGTGGCCCGCACCGGGGGCGACGAGTTCATGCTGCTTTTGCCGGAGACGAACGCCGCCGGCGCATTCCGCCTGGCGACGCGCACACGGGAAGAAGTCTCGAAGCGCCGTTTCCAGGGGATTTCGGGCAAGGTCCCGGTGACGGTGAGCATCGGACTCGTGGCCGACCGCGTGACGGACGAGAACGTGGTGCACGATCTGCATTCGCGCGCCGACGAGGCGTTGTACGCGGCGAAAGACGGCGGACGCAACCGCGTGAGCATCTGGACGCCGAACTTGCGCGCGATCGCGGTGCAGCGGGCCGGGCAGGCGCTCATGCGCACCGGCACGTAG
- the panD gene encoding aspartate 1-decarboxylase → MRRRMCKSKIHRATITGADLQYEGSLTLDRDLMDAADLEPYEQVQVVNVNTGSRLETYVIEGERGSGVIQLNGAAARMGAPGDPVIVMSYADYDESELALFAPRVVFVDERNRIVKGRIRRAK, encoded by the coding sequence ATGCGTCGCAGGATGTGCAAGTCGAAGATCCATCGCGCAACGATTACCGGCGCGGATCTGCAGTATGAGGGGAGCTTGACTCTGGACCGCGACCTGATGGACGCGGCCGATCTGGAGCCCTACGAGCAAGTGCAAGTGGTGAATGTGAATACGGGCTCGCGACTCGAGACCTACGTGATCGAGGGTGAACGCGGGAGCGGCGTCATCCAGCTGAATGGGGCGGCGGCAAGGATGGGCGCGCCGGGCGATCCGGTGATCGTCATGAGCTACGCTGACTACGACGAGAGCGAGCTTGCGCTGTTCGCGCCGAGGGTGGTGTTCGTGGACGAGCGGAATCGGATCGTCAAAGGGCGGATTCGGCGCGCGAAGTAA
- a CDS encoding PadR family transcriptional regulator → MAAEALPLVKGTLDVLVLKGLSWGAMHGFEITSWLEAHSSGRLDVDDSALYQALHRMEERGLVEAEWGVTENNRRARYYRITPAGRAHLRAESARWVRYAETVTSILTARQRAAPA, encoded by the coding sequence ATGGCGGCCGAGGCGTTGCCCCTGGTCAAGGGGACGTTGGATGTGCTGGTCCTCAAGGGATTGTCGTGGGGGGCCATGCATGGCTTCGAGATCACGTCGTGGCTCGAGGCACACTCGAGCGGCCGGCTCGACGTCGATGACAGCGCGCTCTACCAGGCGCTGCATCGCATGGAAGAGCGCGGTCTGGTCGAAGCCGAGTGGGGAGTAACCGAGAACAATCGTCGGGCGCGGTACTACCGGATCACGCCGGCCGGCCGTGCGCATCTGCGCGCTGAAAGCGCGCGGTGGGTGCGCTACGCGGAGACGGTGACGAGCATCCTCACCGCGCGCCAGCGCGCCGCGCCGGCGTGA